The Acetomicrobium flavidum genome window below encodes:
- the ade gene encoding adenine deaminase, which yields MPRFLGRNALYEVTRDLTLAAQGKIKADTVIKGGLVVNVFTKEILPADVAIYKGRIVLVGNADHTIGPNTNIIDASGFYLTPGLLDGHMHVESSMVTVTQFARAALPCGTTTIFMDPHEIANVLGLRGVKLMVDEGKNLPLKVFATMPSCVPSAPGFEDAGAVITPREIAEAMKWDEIIGLGEMMNFPGVLAGDENVHEMLKITMQSGKIVTGHYSIPETEIGLQAYAASGVASCHEGTRKEDALARMRLGMYNKMREGSAWQDIKATIKSLTETFVDDRRALLVTDDTHPHTILTLGHMNHVVKRAIEEGMNPISAIQMATINTAECFRVSHEIGAIAPGRCADILFLRDLADFNPEIVMTDGEIVAREGKLTTELKAPNYPDWALNSVHLKYELSASDFEIKYGGPEKEVTVRVIQVVEARVNTFHRTTKLKVHDQRIEADPSQDLAKVAVVERHGGPGNMGIGFVSGFSLKRGAVASTVAHDSHNLLIMGTNDADMAFAGNVLRKCGGGMVAVCDGKVLALVELPIAGLMSDKPVEEVDAHVKALDEAWRKLGCTMVSPFMTMALLSLPVIPELRITNRGLVDTLNFKFVDLIV from the coding sequence ATGCCGAGGTTTTTGGGAAGAAATGCTCTTTACGAGGTTACACGCGACCTAACGCTTGCAGCCCAAGGCAAAATAAAGGCAGATACCGTGATAAAGGGAGGACTTGTGGTAAATGTCTTCACAAAGGAGATATTGCCTGCAGACGTAGCCATATACAAAGGGCGCATCGTCCTCGTCGGGAACGCGGATCACACGATCGGCCCAAATACGAACATTATAGATGCTTCTGGATTTTATTTGACGCCGGGACTTCTTGACGGCCATATGCATGTAGAGTCCAGCATGGTCACGGTGACGCAGTTTGCCAGGGCAGCGCTTCCTTGCGGGACTACCACCATCTTCATGGATCCCCACGAGATAGCAAACGTCTTGGGATTAAGGGGCGTCAAGCTGATGGTGGACGAGGGCAAAAATTTGCCGCTAAAGGTGTTTGCCACCATGCCATCGTGCGTGCCGTCCGCTCCCGGATTCGAGGATGCCGGAGCCGTCATCACGCCAAGGGAGATAGCCGAGGCCATGAAGTGGGACGAGATAATAGGCTTGGGCGAGATGATGAACTTTCCCGGCGTGTTAGCGGGCGACGAAAATGTGCACGAGATGCTTAAAATAACGATGCAGTCAGGAAAGATCGTAACCGGGCATTACTCCATACCCGAAACGGAAATAGGCTTACAGGCTTACGCGGCCTCCGGCGTGGCATCTTGCCATGAAGGGACAAGGAAAGAAGATGCCTTGGCCAGGATGCGCCTGGGCATGTATAACAAGATGCGAGAGGGATCGGCCTGGCAGGACATAAAGGCCACTATCAAGAGCTTGACCGAGACCTTCGTAGACGACAGAAGGGCATTGCTCGTCACCGACGACACTCACCCTCACACCATACTGACGCTTGGCCACATGAACCACGTAGTAAAAAGGGCCATCGAAGAGGGCATGAACCCCATTAGCGCCATACAGATGGCCACTATAAACACCGCCGAGTGCTTCCGCGTAAGCCACGAAATAGGAGCAATAGCTCCAGGAAGATGTGCAGATATTCTTTTCCTTAGAGACTTGGCCGATTTTAACCCAGAGATAGTCATGACGGACGGAGAGATTGTTGCCCGGGAGGGCAAGTTGACGACGGAACTAAAAGCTCCAAACTATCCCGATTGGGCGCTTAACTCGGTACATCTAAAATATGAGCTTTCAGCAAGCGACTTCGAGATCAAATACGGTGGGCCTGAAAAGGAAGTAACTGTCAGGGTAATCCAAGTGGTCGAGGCAAGGGTAAATACCTTTCACAGAACTACGAAGCTTAAGGTTCATGACCAAAGGATAGAAGCCGATCCTTCCCAAGACCTGGCCAAGGTCGCCGTTGTAGAGCGTCACGGCGGACCCGGCAACATGGGGATTGGCTTCGTCAGCGGGTTTAGCTTGAAGCGGGGGGCAGTGGCTTCCACCGTGGCACATGACAGCCATAACCTTTTGATCATGGGCACAAACGACGCCGACATGGCCTTTGCGGGAAACGTCCTGCGCAAGTGCGGCGGCGGTATGGTCGCCGTATGCGACGGCAAAGTGCTGGCCTTGGTCGAACTTCCCATAGCAGGCTTGATGTCAGACAAACCCGTGGAAGAGGTGGATGCCCATGTCAAGGCCTTGGATGAGGCATGGCGCAAACTAGGATGCACCATGGTGTCACCCTTCATGACCATGGCTCTGCTTTCGCTTCCCGTAATTCCTGAGCTTCGAATAACCAACAGGGGATTGGTCGATACCTTGAACTTCAAGTTCGTAGATCTGATCGTCTAG